From the Bos indicus x Bos taurus breed Angus x Brahman F1 hybrid chromosome 27, Bos_hybrid_MaternalHap_v2.0, whole genome shotgun sequence genome, one window contains:
- the LOC113885012 gene encoding beta-defensin 130-like codes for MRLHLLLSVLLLSLAIIPKGRTGLIPGQKQCNLLKGVCKDGGCTTIEQPIGVCNEDKRCCRKWWIFFPYPTPAPKSKSP; via the exons ATGAGACTCCATTTATTGCTTTCTGTTCTCCTTCTCTCTTTGGCTATAATACCAAAAGGTAG GACTGGCCTTATTCCAGGACAGAAACAGTGTAATCTGCTGAAAGGGGTGTGCAAAGACGGAGGCTGCACCACTATAGAACAGCCCATTGGCGTATGTAATGAAGACAAAAGATGTTGTAGAAAGTGGTGGATATTTTTTCCCTATCCAACGCCAGCTCCCAAATCAAAATCTCCTTGA